From Candidatus Dependentiae bacterium, one genomic window encodes:
- the ftsA gene encoding cell division protein FtsA: protein MAKVLKERLMTSIDIGTTKICVLVAQQTSKDNVEVLGMGKAPSEGLQKGVVVNVAKTVQSIKQAIKEAELVSGVSVESAYIGISGAHIRSLNSHGVVPIKKGSVRASDVEHALAAAQAIPVPEGYQVLHVLPQYFIIDGQERLQDPIGMHGIRLEVQAHIILGAIASVQNLVSCCEAAGVQVRDIILEPLASAQSVLSEDERQLGVALLDIGGGTADLAIYQHGTIVHTMVLPIAGNHFTSDIAIGLRTSIKDAERVKVEHGTVNLHEDDKDIHVELAQGGNSTTISKNILGMILHARAQEMLHFVRQEIDDKHLKTYCTSGLVITGGGSLLNGIDTVAKTIFNMPVRIGNLHVSYALPGTLETPIYATGYGLLLHALKMKHSPFNSDVDGPFVKRVATRMKSWVIDFF from the coding sequence ATGGCAAAAGTATTAAAAGAACGTTTAATGACCTCTATCGATATTGGGACAACAAAAATCTGTGTATTGGTTGCGCAGCAAACAAGTAAAGATAATGTTGAAGTTTTAGGTATGGGTAAAGCGCCTTCAGAAGGTTTGCAAAAAGGTGTGGTTGTTAATGTTGCAAAAACAGTCCAATCAATTAAGCAAGCAATTAAAGAGGCTGAATTGGTGTCAGGTGTTTCTGTTGAATCTGCTTACATTGGCATATCCGGCGCACATATCCGTTCATTAAATTCACACGGAGTGGTGCCGATTAAAAAAGGTTCAGTTCGTGCTTCAGATGTTGAACATGCATTGGCCGCTGCACAAGCAATTCCGGTGCCGGAAGGATATCAAGTGCTGCATGTGTTGCCACAATATTTTATTATTGATGGGCAAGAACGATTACAAGATCCGATCGGTATGCATGGCATTCGGTTAGAGGTGCAAGCGCATATTATTTTAGGGGCAATTGCATCGGTACAAAACTTAGTCAGTTGTTGTGAAGCTGCCGGTGTTCAAGTTAGAGATATTATTTTAGAGCCATTAGCTTCAGCGCAATCAGTATTGAGTGAAGATGAGCGGCAACTTGGCGTTGCACTATTGGATATTGGTGGAGGCACGGCAGATTTGGCGATTTATCAACATGGGACGATTGTTCATACTATGGTATTGCCAATTGCGGGCAATCATTTTACCAGCGATATTGCTATTGGTTTGCGTACTTCAATAAAAGATGCAGAGCGAGTAAAAGTTGAACACGGCACGGTAAATTTACACGAAGATGATAAAGATATTCATGTTGAATTGGCCCAGGGTGGAAATTCGACAACTATTTCAAAAAATATACTCGGTATGATATTGCATGCACGAGCACAAGAGATGCTGCATTTTGTACGACAAGAAATTGATGATAAACATCTAAAGACATATTGTACATCCGGTTTAGTTATAACAGGTGGGGGTTCCCTGTTAAATGGCATTGATACTGTTGCAAAAACCATTTTTAATATGCCGGTGCGCATTGGAAATTTACATGTTTCTTATGCATTGCCGGGTACGTTAGAAACGCCGATTTATGCAACCGGTTATGGTTTATTGCTTCATGCATTAAAAATGAAACATTCGCCATTTAATTCTGATGTAGATGGTCCATTTGTTAAACGCGTAGCTACGCGCATGAAATCGTGGGTAATCGATTTCTTTTAA
- a CDS encoding RNA methyltransferase translates to MQKNKKIKTKIMQGEPVYGVHSIVELLKAKKRKLLTLYTTDPKPKSFVQIEALLPKYPVTIKYVSRETLTKLAGTPDHQSVLGLAAPFGYRKVPFDPQKQPFLLMLDGIQDVRNLGAILRSAYCTGVDGVVITQKKSAPLQAATIKSSAGLAEHLQIYLAPSAQAAAQELKEAGYNLYITNFKGENAAQITYKKPLCLVIGSEGKGVSPSIFKYGTQVTIPQRSVDISYNASVAAGIMLFLASQ, encoded by the coding sequence ATGCAGAAAAATAAAAAAATAAAAACAAAAATCATGCAGGGTGAACCCGTTTATGGTGTTCATTCAATTGTTGAACTTTTAAAGGCAAAAAAGCGTAAGCTGCTTACATTATATACAACAGATCCAAAGCCGAAATCGTTTGTTCAGATAGAAGCGCTTTTGCCAAAGTATCCGGTTACTATTAAATATGTTTCACGCGAAACACTTACTAAATTAGCTGGTACGCCTGATCACCAATCAGTGCTTGGTCTAGCTGCACCATTTGGCTATCGAAAAGTTCCATTCGACCCACAAAAACAACCATTTTTATTGATGCTTGATGGGATTCAAGATGTACGCAATTTGGGTGCTATTTTACGTTCTGCATATTGTACCGGTGTCGATGGAGTAGTGATTACGCAAAAAAAATCTGCGCCATTACAAGCAGCTACAATTAAATCATCTGCAGGATTGGCAGAGCATTTGCAAATTTATTTGGCCCCTTCGGCACAAGCGGCAGCACAAGAACTTAAAGAGGCTGGATATAATCTTTATATTACTAATTTTAAAGGTGAAAATGCTGCTCAAATTACTTATAAAAAACCATTATGTTTGGTTATTGGCAGCGAAGGCAAGGGTGTGAGTCCTTCAATTTTCAAATATGGTACTCAAGTAACCATTCCACAACGTTCTGTTGATATTTCATATAATGCATCGGTAGCAGCCGGTATTATGTTGTTTCTTGCTTCTCAGTAG